The Aquidulcibacter paucihalophilus genomic interval GCGGCCCGGGTGTCGAACCGGGCCGTCTGGCCGGCCGGAGCGATATGCATGGCGCTGGTCCGGACCATGCGAACGCCGCCGCCGCCTTCAGCCAGGGCGCGGGCGAAATCGGTCGGCTGGTTGAGGTCACGACTGGCGTAGCCGGGCGTATCCGCATTGGCGACATTCTGGGCGATGACGCGCTGGCGCTCGTCCAGCCAGGACAGGCGGCCCTTGATCTGGCTGAGCAGCGGCAGGTCGGTGAAGCCCACGGGAGCCTCCCAGTTCTAAACGTCAGAGCGCGGATCGCCCGCATTGAGATGGGCAGAAACTGCCGCCTGCATGGTTAACGGGGGGTTATCTCAATGCGGCGTTAACCATGATCACCGAAGGCTGGGGGCATGAATTTTTTCCTCGACCTCGCCAGGGGGATATTCGCCCTCGCCTTTACCCTCGGCATCATCGGCCTCGCCGCCTGGGCGTCACGGCGATACCTGCCGCAGCTGCTGGCCCGGCTCAGCGCCGAGCGGGGCGAGCGGCGCATGACCGTGGTCGAGACCCTGGTGCTGGATCCCGCGCGCCGGCTGGTGCTGGTCCGCATCGATGACGAGGAGCGGCTGCTGATTCTCGGCGAGGGCCGCGAACTGATCGAGCCGCGCGGACCGGAGGCCGGGAAGTGACTCTCAAGGGCGTCTTCGTCATGCCCACCCGCGCCGAGCTGAAGCGCGCGGCATTCCTCTCTCTGATCACCACCGGCTTCTGCCTGCTGTGGCCGTTGGCGGCCCTGGCCCAGGACATCGCGGCGGCGGGCGGCCCCGGCGCGGCGATCAATGTCGACCTCGGCACCGGCTCTGGCCTGACCGAACGGGTCGTGCAGCTGGTCGGACTGATGACCGTGCTGTCGCTGGCGCCGTCGATCGTGATCATGACGAC includes:
- the flgB gene encoding flagellar basal body rod protein FlgB, with amino-acid sequence MGFTDLPLLSQIKGRLSWLDERQRVIAQNVANADTPGYASRDLNQPTDFARALAEGGGGVRMVRTSAMHIAPAGQTARFDTRAAPDSETTLDGNSVVVEEQMLKMAESRMAYDAAIGFYQKSMQMLRTAARPPGR
- a CDS encoding flagellar biosynthetic protein FliO, with protein sequence MNFFLDLARGIFALAFTLGIIGLAAWASRRYLPQLLARLSAERGERRMTVVETLVLDPARRLVLVRIDDEERLLILGEGRELIEPRGPEAGK